The Candidatus Abyssobacteria bacterium SURF_5 DNA window AGCCGACCCACAAGGTCTTCTTGGCGGGAAACCATCTGCCGATCATCCGGGGCGCGGAGCATGCCATCTGGCGGCGGATCGATCTTGTTCCGTTCCGCGTGCAGATTCCCGAGTCCGAGCAGGACCGCTCACTGGCCGCGAAACTGGTATCCGAGGCGGCGGGCATTCTTCGGTGGTGTGTTGACGGCGCGCTCGATTGGCGTCATTTCACGTTGATGGAGCCCGACGAGGTCACGGCCGCCACCGGCGCCTACCGCTCCGACATGGACATCCTGGGCGACTTTCTGGCTGAATGCACGAAGGTGGAGCCCGGTGCTCAGAACACGAGCTCCGCGCTCTCGAAAGCGTATAACCGCTGGTGCGAAAAGAACGGCGAACGGCCCCTCTGCGCCAGAACGCTCGGTATGCGGCTGAAGGAGAGGGGATACGAACAGGACCGGTCGGGCCACAACAGAACGCGAATCTGGAAGGATATCGTTCTGATTGAGGAGGACGCGTTACTATGATGCGGACACATGCGGACGCAAGAACGCATATTTCCTATATAACGCCCACATGAAAATAAAATAGAGAATATAATACAACATTGCGTTCTTGCGTCCGCATCCGTCCGCAGGGGCGCTGGTTATCGGGCCTGACGCTCTTATTTAGGCACAAAAGTGATTGGGCTATCATACACCGGATTTTTCCTTGGGTCTAAGTTTGAAAATAGTCGTCAAAGCGTGATAGGATGTTCTTGGTGGAAGTATCCCGCAGTCGCTTGAACTCTTCTGATCACCTATCCCGCGGGGTGTCACATAAGGAAAGCGGATGCCTACATAAGGCCTATGGGAGCAGGGGATTCCGACCCTCGCTTGTTTCGCG harbors:
- a CDS encoding DNA primase, encoding SPAWRAFLERIMGGNIELMAFLQRMCGYALTGRTSEQKLFFLYGTGANGKSTFLNTLLHVWGDYGRRMPSDLLFDDRRDSHPTALASLQGVRLAVTAEIEQGKRMAEVLVKELTGGDRLAARKMRQDYFEFEPTHKVFLAGNHLPIIRGAEHAIWRRIDLVPFRVQIPESEQDRSLAAKLVSEAAGILRWCVDGALDWRHFTLMEPDEVTAATGAYRSDMDILGDFLAECTKVEPGAQNTSSALSKAYNRWCEKNGERPLCARTLGMRLKERGYEQDRSGHNRTRIWKDIVLIEEDALL